In Helianthus annuus cultivar XRQ/B chromosome 3, HanXRQr2.0-SUNRISE, whole genome shotgun sequence, a single window of DNA contains:
- the LOC118490383 gene encoding uncharacterized protein LOC118490383 codes for MGDFNEVSNESERLNSEFIASNAESFNQFILSAGLIEYNMGGGNFTYISDRGDKLSKLDRFLVCLGFMENWPTASVTALSRDVSDHRPILLSTTLTDYGHIPFRCFNSWLDIPGLSGLVQQVCHNFVFNGPTDMALTVKLRWIKNNIKAWLKVEKDRSGGEYLSKKNRIHSLESLAKMRNLEIEELNERAECINFIMEADCRKLLDAKQKSRSRWAFEGDENTAFYHNVINSNLCNNRINGIMVNGVWSADPVAVKEAFYQFFANQFVEPMVSRPPITCQHMASLSTAEATTLVEPFSMSEIKEAIWRFAMVRAS; via the exons ATGGGCGATTTTAATGAAGTTAGCAATGAATCTGAGAGACTTAACTCCGAGTTCATCGCCTCTAACGCGGAGTCTTTTAACCAATTTATCCTATCTGCGGGCCTTATTGAGTATAATATGGGGGGCGGAAACTTCACGTATATTTCGGACCGTGGGGATAAATTAAGTAAGCTCGATAGATTTCTTGTTTGTTTGGGTTTTATGGAGAACTGGCCAACGGCTTCGGTTACGGCACTCAGTCGGGATGTATCGGATCATAGACCTATCCTGTTATCCACTACCCTTACGGATTATGGTCATATTCCTTTTAGATGCTTTAACTCCTGGTTGGATATACCGGGTTTATCTGGTCTAGTGCAGCAGGTGTGTCACAATTTTGTTTTTAATGGGCCAACAGATATGGCGCTCACAGTTAAGCTGAGGTGGATTAAGAATAATATCAAGGCTTGGCTTAAAGTTGAAAAGGATAGATCGGGTGGAGAGTATTTATCAAAGAAAAATCGTATACATAGCTTGGAGAGTTTGGCAAAAATGAGAAACTTGGAGATTGAGGAATTAAACGAAAGAGCGGAGTGCATTAATTTTATCATGGAGGCAGATTGCAGGAAACTACTAGATGCCAAACAAAAATCCCGATCCAGGTGGGCTTTTGAAGGGGACGAAAATACTGCGTTCTATCATAATGTCATTAATTCTAATTTATGTAATAACCGTATTAATGGCATTATGGTCAATGGTGTTTGGAGTGCGGATCCGGTGGCTGTCAAAGAAGCTTTTTATCAGTTCTTTGCGAATCAGTTCGTGGAACCAATGGTGTCGAGGCCGCCTATTACGTGTCAGCATATGGCATCGTTATCTACGGCTGAAGCGACAACCCTTGTTGAGCCGTTCTCTATGTCGGAAATAAAAGAAGCTATATGga GATTTGCTATGGTTCGGGCCTCATGA